From Actinosynnema mirum DSM 43827, a single genomic window includes:
- a CDS encoding MFS transporter, which translates to MPTQRFAVFAAFALNGIVFGSWAARVPALADRIGATEGSLGLALLGGSIGLAATAPLAARLCVAVGARAVLLASALLGALVLPAIGLVGSPLQLGAVLLVVGALNAALDVSMNLSAVTVIRATGRALMPRFHAGFSVGGLIGSLGAAAAASADWTPLRHFLVATAACLLLLAWIARAVPGAAPDRGARHDDSGGSPLRRPVLWLLAAVALCSAIAEGASADWSALFLVTERGVGDGAAAIAYAAFSTAMAAARLLGEPVQRRLGPHRLLQLGALVAASGLALAVLVPLPAAGFGGFALAGLGLAFAFPVVMDLAGEAGRRADGGGGEREIGLVTTIAYTGFLAGPPLVGGIAQASSLTTSLGLVAVVVALTAPLALLARRARDREVTRGEASPTRS; encoded by the coding sequence GTGCCGACCCAGCGCTTCGCGGTGTTCGCCGCCTTCGCCCTCAACGGGATCGTCTTCGGCTCGTGGGCCGCCAGGGTCCCCGCGCTCGCCGACCGCATCGGCGCCACCGAGGGCTCCCTCGGCCTGGCGCTGCTCGGCGGGAGCATCGGGCTCGCCGCCACCGCCCCGCTCGCCGCCCGCCTGTGCGTCGCCGTCGGCGCGCGCGCCGTCCTGCTCGCCAGCGCCCTGCTCGGCGCACTGGTCCTGCCCGCGATCGGCCTGGTCGGCTCACCGCTCCAGCTCGGCGCGGTCCTGCTCGTCGTCGGCGCCCTCAACGCCGCGCTGGACGTGTCCATGAACCTGTCCGCCGTCACGGTCATCCGCGCGACCGGCCGCGCCCTCATGCCCCGGTTCCACGCGGGCTTCAGCGTCGGCGGCCTGATCGGCTCCCTCGGCGCCGCGGCGGCGGCCTCCGCGGACTGGACCCCGCTGCGGCACTTCCTCGTCGCCACCGCCGCGTGCCTGCTCCTGCTGGCCTGGATCGCCCGCGCGGTCCCCGGCGCCGCGCCCGACCGCGGCGCCCGTCACGACGACAGCGGCGGCTCACCGCTGCGCCGCCCCGTGCTGTGGCTGCTCGCGGCCGTCGCGCTCTGCTCGGCCATCGCCGAGGGCGCCTCCGCCGACTGGTCCGCCCTGTTCCTGGTCACCGAGCGCGGCGTCGGGGACGGCGCCGCCGCGATCGCCTACGCCGCGTTCTCCACCGCGATGGCCGCCGCCCGCCTGCTCGGCGAACCCGTCCAGCGCCGCCTCGGCCCGCACCGGCTGCTCCAGCTCGGCGCGCTGGTCGCCGCGTCCGGGCTCGCGCTGGCCGTGCTCGTCCCGCTGCCCGCCGCGGGCTTCGGCGGGTTCGCGCTCGCGGGCCTGGGCCTGGCGTTCGCGTTCCCGGTGGTCATGGACCTGGCGGGCGAGGCGGGCCGTCGCGCGGACGGCGGTGGCGGCGAGCGCGAGATCGGCCTGGTGACGACGATCGCCTACACCGGGTTCCTGGCCGGTCCGCCGCTGGTCGGCGGGATCGCCCAGGCCTCGTCGCTGACCACCTCGCTGGGGCTGGTCGCCGTCGTGGTCGCGCTCACCGCGCCGCTGGCCCTGCTGGCCCGCCGCGCCCGCGACCGCGAGGTCACGCGGGGGGAAGCTTCCCCAACCCGGTCTTGA
- a CDS encoding DUF3558 family protein — MRRSRSWLALVAVVLSVTGCSYSVNGAPVAAPDAPAATCLSGAPSPSAPPTRPSSSSSKAAAKIAHTCSLADLDSCELLSAKDLKVVGTIDGEPTPRDSDLAGSCQFMFDDGSATRSSVVVAPYRPYSDSRTKQPGGHEEVVEGNSAWVSCEMDDRVMVCTATLAVSSDKSLLLGYTKSAGNAEEMTATMLVLLKTGLGKLPPA, encoded by the coding sequence GTGAGACGCTCCCGATCGTGGCTCGCGCTCGTGGCGGTCGTGCTGTCCGTCACGGGGTGCAGCTACTCCGTCAACGGCGCCCCGGTCGCCGCGCCCGACGCCCCGGCCGCCACGTGCTTGTCGGGAGCGCCGTCCCCGTCGGCCCCGCCGACCAGGCCATCGTCCTCGTCGTCGAAGGCGGCGGCCAAGATCGCCCACACCTGCTCGCTGGCGGACCTCGACTCGTGCGAGCTGCTCTCCGCGAAGGACCTGAAGGTGGTCGGCACGATCGACGGCGAACCCACCCCGAGGGACAGCGACCTCGCAGGCTCCTGCCAGTTCATGTTCGACGACGGCTCGGCGACCCGCTCCAGCGTCGTGGTCGCGCCGTACCGGCCGTACTCGGACTCGCGGACCAAGCAGCCCGGCGGCCACGAGGAGGTCGTGGAGGGCAACTCCGCCTGGGTGTCGTGCGAGATGGACGACCGGGTGATGGTGTGCACCGCGACGCTCGCGGTGAGCAGCGACAAGAGCCTGCTGCTCGGGTACACCAAGAGCGCCGGGAACGCCGAGGAGATGACCGCGACGATGCTGGTGCTGCTCAAGACCGGGTTGGGGAAGCTTCCCCCCGCGTGA